From a single Apostichopus japonicus isolate 1M-3 chromosome 12, ASM3797524v1, whole genome shotgun sequence genomic region:
- the LOC139977542 gene encoding sterile alpha motif domain-containing protein 3-like isoform X1, with the protein MFFLASPIFRITELTASIIHCTLTFNLSNMEKEFLVKFKEHQKIITIKETDDIVKIIQETFEIEQTEMILQNYDKEWDDWIDVSNFGQIPNRTVLRCIIPKALSTVTTLETTVNPTPEPPDNDSLNDTDTTEILESDDSSTGSEELIVGSTLSSLKGKWPDKFVIPEKRFSGNLKVALNTQKTLLWSQKRELMDVIANELIKYTDSPSKVQRKQIALELITKYKHLKEVLGSGTDGWEERIRDKMKNVRRLGRAKDASSPSSSGARKRSIAQSSLATQNQKAKRGEVNWSPIIPDGEDDKTLKEHTEVMEKEFKKNTPNVDLIKERMEITYAQRRKLINSKPLIIEVQENYPALFSPCEIGNEFKRVTDTELHKTFESSLSKAASKILSEVKLKPQLLPIVMKHLQIEDKTVAALLVLPVVFGNESFFKLYEEETSRDYVVDAAENADPFVAVIGDIMKPKCCYIVVEKHIVFDTANIISAASFLFGLLYACNIHYTTTTLETYTFIQKFCMKLSDKLKTPRRVRTFVEKIRE; encoded by the exons ATGTTTTTTCTTGCCTCTCCCATTTTCAGAATAACAGAACTGACAGCTTCCATCATACACTGTACACTAACATTTAATTTATCCAACATGGAAAAGGAATTTCTAGTAAAGTTTAAGGAACACCAAAAGATAATCACCATAAAAGAGACAGATGACATTGTTAAAATAATTCAGGAAACATTTGAGATAGAGCAGACAGAAATGATTTTACAGAATTACGATAAAGAATGGGATGATTGGATCGATGTTTCTAACTTTGGTCAAATACCTAACAGAACTGTTTTGAGGTGCATCATTCCAAAAGCCCTCTCTACTGTAACTACACTGGAGACCACTGTAAATCCAACACCTGAACCACCTGATAATGATTCTTTAAACGACACTGACACAACTGAAATTCTAGAATCAGATGATTCTTCAACAGGTTCAGAAGAACTAATTGTTGGTTCGACCCTTTCCAGTCTTAAAGGAAAGTGGCCAGATAAATTTGTTATTCCTGAAAAAAGGTTTTCTGGTAATTTAAAAGTGGCATTAAATACTCAGAAAACTCTCCTTTGGAGTCAAAAAAGGGAACTGATGGATGTGATTGCAAATGAACTAATAAAGTATACAGATAGTCCAAGCAAAGTACAACGAAAACAAATTGCTCTAGAGCTGATTACCAAATACAAACACCTAAAAGAGGTATTAGGTAGTGGCACGGATGGATGGGAAGAAAGAATAAGGGATAAAATGAAGAATGTGAGGAGACTTGGGAGAGCCAAGGATGCGAGCAGCCCATCATCTAGTGGTGCAAGGAAGCGAAGCATCGCACAAAGTTCTTTAGCAACACAGAACCAAAAA GCAAAACGAGGAGAGGTCAACTGGAGTCCAATCATTCCTGATGGAGAAGACGACAAAACCCTTAAAGAACATACAGAGGTTATGGagaaggaatttaaaaaaaacactccAAACGTTGATCTAATCAAAGAACGAATGGAAATAACTTATGCTCAAAGGCGTAAATTAATTAACTCCAAACCACTTATTATTGAAGTTCAAGAGAATTACCCTGCATTGTTTTCGCCATGCGAAATTGGCAATGAATTCAAACGTGTAACAGATACAGAACTTCACAAAACCTTTGAAAGCTCTTTAAGCAAGGCTGCAAGTAAAATCTTATCAGAAGTAAAACTAAAGCCACAACTTTTGCCAATAGTGATGAAGCACCTGCAAATTGAGGACAAGACTGTTGCTGCACTTTTAGTCCTTCCAGTTGTCTTCGGAAACGAGAGTTTCTTCAAACTCTACGAG GAAGAGACATCTCGAGATTATGTTGTGGACGCAGCGGAAAATGCGGATCCATTTGTTGCAGTTATTGGGGACATAATGAAGCCAAAGTGCTGTTATATCGTTgttgaaaaacacattgtatTTGACACTGCAAATATTATTTCTGCGGCCAGCTTTTTGTTCGGACTCCTGTACGCCTGCAACATTCACTACACCACGACTACGCTTGAAACA
- the LOC139977542 gene encoding sterile alpha motif domain-containing protein 3-like isoform X2 has protein sequence MEKEFLVKFKEHQKIITIKETDDIVKIIQETFEIEQTEMILQNYDKEWDDWIDVSNFGQIPNRTVLRCIIPKALSTVTTLETTVNPTPEPPDNDSLNDTDTTEILESDDSSTGSEELIVGSTLSSLKGKWPDKFVIPEKRFSGNLKVALNTQKTLLWSQKRELMDVIANELIKYTDSPSKVQRKQIALELITKYKHLKEVLGSGTDGWEERIRDKMKNVRRLGRAKDASSPSSSGARKRSIAQSSLATQNQKAKRGEVNWSPIIPDGEDDKTLKEHTEVMEKEFKKNTPNVDLIKERMEITYAQRRKLINSKPLIIEVQENYPALFSPCEIGNEFKRVTDTELHKTFESSLSKAASKILSEVKLKPQLLPIVMKHLQIEDKTVAALLVLPVVFGNESFFKLYEEETSRDYVVDAAENADPFVAVIGDIMKPKCCYIVVEKHIVFDTANIISAASFLFGLLYACNIHYTTTTLETYTFIQKFCMKLSDKLKTPRRVRTFVEKIRE, from the exons ATGGAAAAGGAATTTCTAGTAAAGTTTAAGGAACACCAAAAGATAATCACCATAAAAGAGACAGATGACATTGTTAAAATAATTCAGGAAACATTTGAGATAGAGCAGACAGAAATGATTTTACAGAATTACGATAAAGAATGGGATGATTGGATCGATGTTTCTAACTTTGGTCAAATACCTAACAGAACTGTTTTGAGGTGCATCATTCCAAAAGCCCTCTCTACTGTAACTACACTGGAGACCACTGTAAATCCAACACCTGAACCACCTGATAATGATTCTTTAAACGACACTGACACAACTGAAATTCTAGAATCAGATGATTCTTCAACAGGTTCAGAAGAACTAATTGTTGGTTCGACCCTTTCCAGTCTTAAAGGAAAGTGGCCAGATAAATTTGTTATTCCTGAAAAAAGGTTTTCTGGTAATTTAAAAGTGGCATTAAATACTCAGAAAACTCTCCTTTGGAGTCAAAAAAGGGAACTGATGGATGTGATTGCAAATGAACTAATAAAGTATACAGATAGTCCAAGCAAAGTACAACGAAAACAAATTGCTCTAGAGCTGATTACCAAATACAAACACCTAAAAGAGGTATTAGGTAGTGGCACGGATGGATGGGAAGAAAGAATAAGGGATAAAATGAAGAATGTGAGGAGACTTGGGAGAGCCAAGGATGCGAGCAGCCCATCATCTAGTGGTGCAAGGAAGCGAAGCATCGCACAAAGTTCTTTAGCAACACAGAACCAAAAA GCAAAACGAGGAGAGGTCAACTGGAGTCCAATCATTCCTGATGGAGAAGACGACAAAACCCTTAAAGAACATACAGAGGTTATGGagaaggaatttaaaaaaaacactccAAACGTTGATCTAATCAAAGAACGAATGGAAATAACTTATGCTCAAAGGCGTAAATTAATTAACTCCAAACCACTTATTATTGAAGTTCAAGAGAATTACCCTGCATTGTTTTCGCCATGCGAAATTGGCAATGAATTCAAACGTGTAACAGATACAGAACTTCACAAAACCTTTGAAAGCTCTTTAAGCAAGGCTGCAAGTAAAATCTTATCAGAAGTAAAACTAAAGCCACAACTTTTGCCAATAGTGATGAAGCACCTGCAAATTGAGGACAAGACTGTTGCTGCACTTTTAGTCCTTCCAGTTGTCTTCGGAAACGAGAGTTTCTTCAAACTCTACGAG GAAGAGACATCTCGAGATTATGTTGTGGACGCAGCGGAAAATGCGGATCCATTTGTTGCAGTTATTGGGGACATAATGAAGCCAAAGTGCTGTTATATCGTTgttgaaaaacacattgtatTTGACACTGCAAATATTATTTCTGCGGCCAGCTTTTTGTTCGGACTCCTGTACGCCTGCAACATTCACTACACCACGACTACGCTTGAAACA